From one Coffea eugenioides isolate CCC68of chromosome 11, Ceug_1.0, whole genome shotgun sequence genomic stretch:
- the LOC113754036 gene encoding GEM-like protein 4, producing MKNHLSDQVIHISRSSVAYLLGQSTKSILPNSLSDEYPKVEQGDPELLISSKYRFSVKLDNFAKSIREHVRLAPKLTETVKGKLSLGKRILQVGGVEKVFKQLFSVTDCEKLLKASQCYLSTTSGPIAGLLFISTGKVAFCSERSIKIFSPTGKQIRIYYKVSIPLRKIKRASTSQNLKKPSQKYIEVVTEDSFEFWFMGFLNHQKTLKFLQQMMISQGSSLLTDKS from the exons ATGAAGAACCATCTTTCTGATCAAGTGATCCATATTTCAAGAAGCTCAGTTGCATATTTACTTGGTCAATCCACCAAAAGTATATTGCCCAATAGCCTTTCGGATGAATATCCCAAAGTTGAACAAG GTGATCCAGAGTTATTGATCAGCAGCAAATATAGATTCAGCGTAAAATTGGACAATTTTGCAAAAAGCATCCGAGAGCATG TTAGATTGGCTCCAAAGTTAACAGAGACAGTCAAGGGGAAATTGAGCCTGGGGAAAAGAATTCTTCAAGTAGGTGGTGTGGAGAAGGTCTTCAAGCAGCTTTTCAGTGTTACAGACTGTGAGAAATTGTTGAAGGCTTCTCAGTGCTATTTATCAACAACATCCGGTCCAATTGCAGGGCTACTTTTTATTTCTACTGGTAAAGTTGCTTTCTGCAGTGAAAGatcaattaaaattttttctcCAACTGGAAAGCAAATCAGAATCTACTACAAG GTTTCAATCCCATTGAGAAAGATAAAGAGAGCAAGTACAAGTCAGAATTTGAAAAAACCATCACAGAAGTATATAGAAGTAGTTACAGAGGATAGTTTTGAGTTCTGGTTTATGGGATTCTTAAATCATCAAAAGACCTTAAAGTTCCTTCAGCAAATGATGATATCTCAAGGCTCAAGCTTATTAACTGACAAAAGCTAG